AGCCTGCTTTTGATATTCGGGCGGTACGGTTTCCACCAGTCGGGTCAGCGTGCGCGCTCGACTGAGAAATTCGCTCTTGGCTGCAGCGTCGAGCGCTTTGGAATGCTCCTTCCAGGAAATCAGAAACGTCAGCGCCTGGGAAATGATCAAAGCCGCAAGCGTAAACGCAATAAGTTGCGTCGCCAGGCTTCTGTTCCAGAGACGGTTCATTCGAACGCCACCTCGGCAGCCAAGCTGTAGCCGCCGCCCCAATGCGTCTTGATGATCGACGGATTTTTAGGATTCTCTTCGATTTTCTTGCGCAGCCGGCTCACCTGATTGTCGATGCTGCGATCGAAGATGTCGGCCGTCCTGCCGACGGTCAGATCAAGCAGCTGTTCGCGGCTCAGGATCAGGCCGGGCCTTTCGATGAAGACTTTCAGCAGACGGAATTCGGCAGTGCTCAAGGGTATTCCAACGCCGTCGCTACCGGAAATTTCCTGACGTCCCATGTTGACGCGCCACTGGCCGATGCGGACGGCCCGTTGCTGCTGTGTCATGCGCTGCTGTGTCAGCGGATTGCTCGCACGC
The Rhizobium leguminosarum DNA segment above includes these coding regions:
- a CDS encoding response regulator yields the protein MQNSSHVVVVDDHSDIRDLVRQYLEQQGYKVSVAESGAALRRLLERERQVVDLIILDVMMPGEDGLSVCRQVRAATDIPIIFLTALVEDTDRIIGLELGADDYVVKPFNPRELLARIRAVLRRASNPLTQQRMTQQQRAVRIGQWRVNMGRQEISGSDGVGIPLSTAEFRLLKVFIERPGLILSREQLLDLTVGRTADIFDRSIDNQVSRLRKKIEENPKNPSIIKTHWGGGYSLAAEVAFE